A single region of the Anticarsia gemmatalis isolate Benzon Research Colony breed Stoneville strain chromosome 19, ilAntGemm2 primary, whole genome shotgun sequence genome encodes:
- the Etfb gene encoding electron transfer flavoprotein beta subunit, which produces MSRVLVGVKRVIDYAVKIRVKPDKSGVVTDGVKHSMNPFDEIAVEEAVRMKEKKIASEVIAVSCGPAQAQETLRTALAMGADRAIHVEVAGAEYETLQPLHVAKILAKLSQDEKADLVIVGKQAIDDDSNQTAQMTAALLDWPQGTFASKVEKSDAGLTVTREIDGGLEVIKTKVPAVISADLRLNEPRYATLPNIMKAKKKPLKKVTAKDLGIDLAPRIKVVSVEDPPVRQAGSIVPDVDTLVAKLKEGGHI; this is translated from the exons ATGTCTCGCGTACTTGTTGGAGTTAAGAGAGTCATCGACTATGCCGTCAAA ATCCGTGTTAAGCCAGACAAGTCTGGTGTGGTGACTGATGGCGTGAAGCACTCAATGAATCCCTTCGATGAGATCGCCGTTGAGGAGGCAGTCAGAATGAAGGAGAAGAAGATTGCCAGCGAGGTTATTGCTGTATCATGTGGACCTGCACAGGCACAA GAAACCCTCAGGACAGCCCTAGCCATGGGTGCTGACCGTGCCATCCACGTTGAAGTGGCTGGAGCCGAGTATGAAACCCTTCAGCCTCTCCATGTAGCCAAGATCTTGGCCAAGCTGTCTCAGGATGAGAAAGCAGACTTGGTCATTGTTGGCAAGCAG gCTATTGATGATGACTCCAATCAAACCGCACAAATGACTGCTGCTCTGCTGGACTGGCCACAGGGCACTTTTGCTTCCAAA gtAGAGAAGTCTGACGCGGGTCTGACAGTGACCCGTGAGATCGACGGTGGTCTGGAGGTGATCAAGACCAAGGTCCCCGCCGTCATCAGCGCTGATCTGCGACTCAACGAGCCCAGATACGCTACCCTCCCTAACATCATG AAAGCCAAAAAGAAGCCTCTAAAGAAGGTGACAGCTAAGGACTTAGGTATTGACCTAGCGCCTAGGATCAAGGTGGTGTCAGTCGAAGACCCGCCAGTGAGGCAGGCCGGTTCCATCGTCCCCGACGTCGACACTCTCGTCGCTAAGCTCAAAGAAGGCGGACACATCTAA